A stretch of Carya illinoinensis cultivar Pawnee chromosome 14, C.illinoinensisPawnee_v1, whole genome shotgun sequence DNA encodes these proteins:
- the LOC122293969 gene encoding uncharacterized protein LOC122293969: protein MDSQDLTSMYFTNLLSQDPQIDPTYGGQSGSSPLTLHDSPTQPPNEPIGVRKSVRGANFTPEEDKLLVSAWLNCSLDAVQGTDQKHSQLWEKIFEYFQQFKETTTERTIKSLIHRWSVIQKATNKFCAKLAQVEGLNQSGMTDQDKFDKAKVMYQALEKCSFQFEHCWHLLKDQPKWIWRTTKEDPKRRKTMSPSPTPTRCSGATIDSAFDMEADEVMENEVIELDRPIGRKAEKGKRKAQSKQAEENFQLRKMKYTLLEESRAQEKEFYRMKAEKMEYDKEKEEKKLRLEDERLRLEAEKMVIEREKELAKIRHEDERLRLEAQKVELATKESDQRIMMMDVSGMPELQRLYFQQLQREIMARRSTSQD, encoded by the exons atggattcacaagacTTGACTAGTATGTACTTCACGAACCTCCTTAGTCAAGATCCTCAAATCGACCCCACTTACGGTGGGCAAAGTGGAAGTTCTCCGTTAACCCTGCATGACTCTCCAACCCAACCCCCTAACGAGCCCATCGGTGTTAGGAAATCAGTGAGGGGTGCGAATTTCACCCCCGAAGAAGACAAATTACTTGTCTCCGCTtggctaaattgtagccttgatgccGTTCAGGGAACAGATCAAAAACACTCCCAACTCTGGGAAAAAATTTTTGAGTACTTCCAGCAATTTAAAGAAACCACAACTGAGCGGACAataaaatctctaattcatcggTGGTCGGTTATCCAAAAGGCCACGAACaaattttgtgcgaaactagcccaagttgaagggttaaatcaGAGTGGCATGACCGACCAAGACAAG TTCGACAAGGCCAAGGTTATGTACCAAGCGCTAGAGAAATGCTCTTTCCAATTTGAGCATTGCTGGCACCtgttgaaggaccaacctaagtggatttggcgcaccacaaaggaggatccaaaACGAAGGAAGACGATGTCCCCATCCCCGACCCCAACTCGATGTTCTGGCGCTACAATTGATTCAGCTTTTGATATGGAGGCGGATGAAGTCATGGAAAATGAAGTTATCGAGCTGGACCGACCAATTGGGAGgaaagctgagaaaggaaaacgaaaggccCAAAGCAAGCAAGCAGAGGAAAATTTCCAACTCaggaagatgaagtatactcttttggaggagtcacgcgctcaggagaaagagttttatcgaatgaaggccgagaagatggagtatgacaaggaaaaagaggaaaaaaaattacgcCTTGAGGATGAACGACTGAGGTTGGAGGCCGAGAAGATGGTAATTGAGAGGGAAAAGGAGCTCGCCAAAATTCGTCATGAGGACGAAAGGTTAAGGTTGGAGGCGCAGAAAGTGGAGCTAGCCACGAAAGAAAGTgatcagcgcattatgatgatggacgTGAGTGGCATGCCTGAACTGCAGCGGTTATACTTCCAGCAACTCCAGAGGGAAATCATGGCGAGACGCAGTACTTCTCAAGATTGA